In a single window of the Methanolobus psychrophilus R15 genome:
- a CDS encoding flavodoxin/nitric oxide synthase produces the protein MKVILEGHYQNRVISNKYNPLTKLAILKAVKERYINYHTSFSLWSESLFIGPTYLHAGGAYMPKLAIVYLSTQGNTQMMAEAIAEGARERHVEVKVNNFHEWNPAEIADYDAIAVGSSTFYYTMLDPIAKFIDRIVEVGVDGKIGAAFGSYGWSGEAPVKIAEKLRNAGVEVIDPVLRIQYTPTEKDLFECNRLGKDLAERMKNR, from the coding sequence GTGAAGGTCATATTAGAAGGTCATTATCAAAATAGGGTCATCAGCAATAAATATAACCCGCTGACAAAACTTGCAATTTTGAAAGCAGTAAAAGAAAGGTATATCAACTATCATACCTCATTTTCCTTGTGGAGTGAATCATTGTTTATCGGCCCGACATATCTCCACGCAGGAGGAGCTTATATGCCAAAACTTGCAATCGTCTACCTTAGTACCCAGGGAAATACACAGATGATGGCTGAAGCCATTGCAGAAGGAGCCAGGGAACGCCATGTTGAAGTAAAGGTCAACAATTTTCATGAATGGAACCCTGCCGAGATAGCAGATTATGACGCCATAGCCGTCGGATCATCTACATTTTACTATACTATGCTTGACCCTATCGCAAAGTTCATTGACCGGATAGTCGAGGTGGGTGTTGACGGAAAGATAGGGGCTGCTTTTGGCTCCTATGGCTGGAGTGGAGAGGCGCCGGTAAAGATAGCAGAAAAACTGCGCAATGCCGGAGTAGAGGTTATTGACCCTGTGCTCAGGATACAGTACACACCCACCGAAAAGGATCTTTTTGAATGCAACCGCCTAGGGAAAGACCTGGCAGAGAGAATGAAGAACAGGTAA
- a CDS encoding histone, producing MTIIPFAPIERVIRNAGAQRVSESAAMALTEMLESYGLEVSREAIKLAEHAGRKTVKAEDIKLAREMLGK from the coding sequence ATGACAATAATACCATTTGCACCCATTGAAAGAGTAATAAGGAACGCTGGCGCACAGAGAGTCAGTGAATCAGCAGCAATGGCCCTTACTGAAATGCTTGAGTCTTACGGGTTAGAGGTTTCCAGGGAAGCCATAAAACTGGCAGAGCACGCAGGAAGGAAGACAGTCAAGGCTGAAGATATTAAGCTGGCCCGGGAAATGCTGGGCAAATAA
- a CDS encoding putative small multi-drug export protein: protein MSLEVQLLELLSSVPPWLSTIIISCLPIFELRGAIPIALGVYGLSPFSAYVLAVFGNMLPVIPLLLFLEPVSAQLRRYSIFDRFFTWLFDRTHRNHSERFEKYGILALTLFVAVPLPVTGAWTGCAAAFVFGIQFRHAFPAILAGVMIAGIIVSIVTLTGISLFDLFLIR, encoded by the coding sequence ATGTCACTGGAAGTGCAGTTACTTGAACTGCTGAGCAGTGTGCCTCCATGGCTTTCCACCATCATAATAAGCTGCCTTCCAATATTCGAGCTTAGGGGAGCCATTCCTATAGCCTTGGGGGTTTATGGCCTGTCTCCGTTCAGTGCTTATGTGCTGGCGGTCTTTGGGAACATGCTTCCGGTCATCCCTTTACTGTTATTCCTTGAACCGGTTTCCGCACAACTGCGTCGCTATTCCATATTTGACCGATTCTTCACCTGGCTTTTTGACCGGACCCATCGAAACCATTCCGAGAGGTTTGAGAAGTATGGCATTCTGGCACTCACCCTTTTTGTAGCTGTGCCCCTTCCGGTGACCGGCGCATGGACCGGGTGTGCTGCAGCATTTGTATTTGGGATACAATTCAGGCATGCCTTCCCTGCAATACTGGCAGGTGTCATGATAGCAGGCATAATTGTCAGCATAGTTACGCTGACAGGTATAAGCCTCTTCGATCTTTTCCTTATACGTTAG
- a CDS encoding replication factor C — MVGQTETVERLKSYIKTRNLPHLLFSGPPGVGKTATSVSIARELFGDSWRENFTELNASDERGIDVVRTKIKNFAKTTPIGGADFKIIFLDEADALTSDAQSALRRTMERYTNNCRFILSCNYSSKIIEPIQSRCAVYRFRPLSDEAVAGRVRFVAQNEGLDIAEDGVDAIKYVAQGDMRKAINSLQAAALIADTIHRDAIYKITATARPEQVRELIETALSGNFTAARKHLDVFLLEQGLSGEDVIGQVYRAIFEINIPEKKMVELIDVIGEIDFRLTEGANERIQLESLLAHFALSGKE; from the coding sequence GTGGTCGGCCAGACTGAAACGGTTGAAAGGTTAAAATCCTACATAAAGACCCGCAACCTGCCGCATCTACTGTTCTCCGGACCTCCTGGTGTTGGCAAGACCGCGACTTCAGTGTCCATAGCACGTGAACTCTTTGGTGATTCATGGCGTGAGAACTTTACAGAACTGAATGCCTCTGATGAGCGTGGGATAGATGTCGTCAGGACAAAGATAAAGAACTTTGCAAAAACAACCCCTATCGGGGGCGCTGACTTTAAGATAATCTTCCTTGATGAAGCCGATGCACTGACATCCGATGCCCAGTCAGCCCTCAGGCGCACCATGGAGCGTTATACCAACAACTGCCGCTTTATCCTTTCATGCAACTACTCCTCCAAGATAATTGAGCCCATACAGTCGCGATGTGCCGTATACAGGTTCCGCCCTCTTTCCGATGAGGCGGTTGCGGGACGTGTGCGTTTTGTGGCCCAGAACGAAGGTCTCGATATAGCCGAGGACGGCGTGGATGCTATCAAGTATGTTGCTCAGGGCGATATGAGAAAAGCCATCAACTCACTTCAGGCGGCTGCGCTAATTGCTGATACCATCCATAGGGATGCTATTTACAAGATAACTGCCACTGCCCGGCCGGAGCAGGTTCGTGAGCTTATCGAAACCGCTCTCTCAGGTAACTTTACAGCGGCCAGAAAGCATCTGGATGTTTTCCTGCTTGAGCAGGGACTTTCAGGTGAGGATGTTATTGGTCAGGTATACCGGGCTATCTTTGAAATAAACATTCCTGAGAAAAAGATGGTCGAACTCATAGACGTCATAGGAGAGATCGATTTCAGACTTACTGAAGGTGCAAACGAGCGCATCCAGCTGGAATCGCTGCTGGCTCATTTCGCACTATCCGGGAAGGAATGA